One genomic segment of Abyssisolibacter fermentans includes these proteins:
- a CDS encoding M23 family metallopeptidase yields MLKKNFIHIKSKKRKQFSLLLVPPSKPIKQVKISAWIPKVVSISIITILALSSIYIVNLYTSYHTMKDDYQAKVNLINELSNIKVAQENQIKTLKKKTLEFEDKLVQIQTLQDTVKNMVGLENNREEKKEPLLSRTMSTHFEPPIDTFDNQMMEISRLLDQSQDDLTCLISDVEKRLKYLSAEPNVAPCTGRITSGFGYRKNPFGRGTEFHHGLDIANNYKTEIKAAGNGVVTYAGYNGSYGKVVIISHGYGYESIYGHNSKLCVKVGEKVEKGQVIAYMGSTGRSTGNHVHFEIRKYGKPINPYDVLNKKER; encoded by the coding sequence ATGTTGAAAAAAAATTTTATACATATTAAATCCAAAAAACGCAAACAATTTTCATTACTACTTGTCCCCCCATCAAAACCAATAAAACAAGTAAAAATTTCTGCTTGGATTCCAAAAGTGGTTTCTATATCAATTATTACAATTTTAGCTTTGTCATCAATTTATATTGTTAATTTATATACTTCTTATCATACAATGAAAGATGATTATCAAGCTAAAGTCAATTTGATAAATGAACTTAGTAATATAAAGGTAGCTCAAGAGAATCAAATAAAAACTCTAAAGAAAAAAACTTTAGAATTCGAAGATAAACTCGTTCAAATTCAGACTCTACAAGATACAGTTAAAAATATGGTTGGTCTTGAAAATAATAGAGAAGAAAAAAAAGAACCATTACTATCTCGTACAATGTCAACTCACTTTGAGCCTCCAATAGATACTTTTGACAATCAAATGATGGAAATATCAAGACTACTAGATCAAAGTCAAGATGATTTGACATGTCTAATAAGTGATGTGGAAAAAAGATTGAAATATTTATCTGCAGAACCTAATGTTGCTCCATGTACAGGAAGAATAACTTCTGGTTTTGGATATAGAAAAAATCCATTTGGTAGAGGTACTGAGTTTCATCATGGACTTGATATAGCAAACAATTACAAAACAGAAATAAAGGCTGCAGGTAACGGTGTAGTCACTTATGCAGGCTATAATGGTAGCTATGGTAAAGTTGTTATAATTAGTCACGGATATGGCTATGAATCAATTTATGGTCATAATAGTAAATTATGCGTTAAGGTTGGAGAAAAAGTTGAAAAAGGTCAAGTTATAGCATATATGGGCAGTACCGGTAGAAGCACTGGTAATCACGTTCATTTTGAAATAAGAAAGTATGGAAAACCAATAAACCCATATGATGTATTGAATAAAAAGGAGAGATAA
- a CDS encoding OmpA/MotB family protein, translating into MNLNNNKREDVENYWMVTYSDMITIVLCFFIVLFTISTNETSLLNQIKVALDSKVNLLEDENSRLSRNNEQLTKEKESLLEKLFQTTNIEDEIDNSNEDFIKYLRENGLLNDVDIINEDIGVKIRFKNSILFDSGHAEISSDGNLILDKIGDKIMNIDNMVRIEGFTDNVKTNTNRYASNWELSVDRAINVVKYFVNEKNIREDRMSVIGWGEQNPIATNDTPKGRAQNRRIEITILK; encoded by the coding sequence ATGAACCTAAATAACAATAAACGAGAAGATGTAGAGAATTATTGGATGGTTACATATAGTGATATGATTACAATAGTGTTATGTTTCTTCATAGTATTATTCACAATATCTACGAATGAAACGAGTTTATTAAATCAAATAAAGGTAGCTCTTGATAGTAAAGTGAACTTGCTTGAAGATGAAAATAGTAGATTATCAAGGAATAATGAACAATTGACTAAAGAAAAAGAGAGCTTACTAGAAAAATTATTCCAAACTACTAATATTGAAGATGAAATTGATAACTCAAATGAGGATTTTATTAAATATTTGAGAGAGAATGGTTTGTTAAATGATGTAGATATTATAAATGAAGATATAGGTGTAAAAATTAGATTTAAAAATAGTATCTTGTTTGATAGCGGACATGCCGAAATATCCTCTGATGGCAATCTGATTTTGGACAAAATTGGTGATAAAATAATGAATATCGATAATATGGTTAGAATTGAAGGATTTACTGACAATGTTAAAACTAATACTAATAGATATGCATCTAATTGGGAACTTTCAGTAGATAGAGCAATAAATGTGGTTAAGTATTTTGTAAATGAAAAGAATATTAGAGAAGATAGAATGTCTGTGATTGGATGGGGAGAGCAAAATCCAATAGCTACAAATGATACACCAAAAGGTAGAGCACAAAATAGAAGAATAGAAATTACTATATTAAAATAA
- a CDS encoding diacylglycerol/lipid kinase family protein, translating into MKKVMFIYNPTSGRQIIQRRIDNICIQLLNKGYLVSKYATTKKDDAMNRTIQCCKEDWDILLVSGGDGTVNEVAAGIVEGGRKIPVGILASGTVNDFAKFMNLPRQVDEFCEMIFSEKTIDVDLGKCNDLIYVNVSAGGLLTNVAHQASSELKTILGRMAYYIEGIKEIPKQRFIPIRLKFTSKEYSEEEDVLLFLVSNSASIGGFKKFAPSAEVQDGYLDCVIIKKSEIQDIISICLKVLRGEHVNHPNVAYFKTKELSISNMSEKEIDIDIDGEYAGKLPVNFKVIPKAFKIFVL; encoded by the coding sequence ATGAAAAAAGTTATGTTTATATATAATCCTACATCAGGTAGACAGATAATACAAAGAAGAATTGACAATATATGTATACAATTATTAAATAAAGGATACTTAGTTTCAAAATATGCTACAACTAAGAAAGATGATGCTATGAATAGAACTATTCAATGTTGCAAAGAAGATTGGGATATTTTATTAGTTTCTGGAGGAGATGGAACTGTTAATGAAGTTGCAGCTGGGATAGTTGAAGGAGGAAGAAAAATACCTGTTGGTATATTAGCATCAGGTACTGTAAATGATTTTGCAAAATTCATGAATTTACCTAGACAGGTAGATGAATTTTGTGAAATGATTTTTAGTGAGAAAACTATAGATGTTGATTTAGGTAAATGTAATGATTTGATTTATGTAAATGTTTCAGCTGGTGGATTGTTGACCAATGTTGCGCATCAAGCATCTAGCGAATTAAAGACAATTCTTGGAAGAATGGCTTATTATATTGAAGGTATAAAAGAAATACCTAAGCAAAGATTTATACCAATTAGACTAAAATTTACTTCAAAAGAATATTCAGAAGAAGAAGATGTATTGTTGTTCTTAGTATCAAATAGTGCATCTATAGGTGGGTTTAAGAAATTTGCTCCAAGTGCTGAAGTACAAGATGGTTATCTTGACTGTGTTATAATTAAGAAATCAGAAATACAAGATATTATCTCTATTTGTCTTAAAGTATTAAGAGGTGAACATGTGAATCATCCAAATGTTGCATATTTTAAAACTAAGGAATTATCTATATCTAACATGTCTGAAAAGGAAATAGATATAGATATAGATGGTGAATATGCTGGAAAACTTCCTGTAAATTTTAAAGTCATACCAAAAGCATTTAAAATATTTGTGTTATAG
- a CDS encoding bactofilin family protein, translating into MFGKKEYDNNYNNSDQIDTIIGKNSKIEGKITTNGTIRIDGTLDGDLFVQGNVIIGESGKVNGNVECFNIELSGTITGNTVSKEQLRITNSGKLLGDIVVKSFIVDENAVFEGSCTMKNDKSEIVNNEKSKKTANKDAKNS; encoded by the coding sequence ATGTTTGGAAAAAAGGAATATGATAATAATTATAATAATTCAGACCAGATAGATACTATAATTGGGAAAAATTCAAAAATAGAAGGGAAAATAACTACTAATGGAACAATAAGAATTGATGGTACTCTTGATGGAGATTTATTCGTTCAAGGAAATGTTATAATTGGAGAATCTGGAAAAGTCAATGGAAATGTTGAATGTTTTAATATTGAACTATCTGGAACTATAACTGGCAATACTGTTAGTAAAGAACAACTAAGAATTACAAATTCGGGTAAACTACTTGGTGATATTGTTGTAAAAAGCTTTATTGTCGACGAAAACGCTGTATTTGAAGGTTCCTGTACTATGAAAAATGATAAATCAGAGATCGTTAATAATGAAAAAAGTAAAAAAACTGCCAATAAAGACGCTAAAAATTCATAA
- a CDS encoding putative polysaccharide biosynthesis protein, with protein sequence MNKSHLIYRTAILSGVNFIVRILGFVYKIVLSKIIGAEGIGIFQMSIPVLMLFVTIPSSGIPIAVSKIIAKQPSTHSKSNQKIFNLSILITLIISVSLSILLIITSKSICTNILKNQNLYLHILFLSPAIVIISLSSVIRGFFYGMKLIKPTSISQILEQVSRIIFVLGYLYYLSPIKPHLGALIAIIGLSLGELIGLTSLISFYQAHKKNYLIHNFITNINVSSTKILHKIINISTPITISKLISILLQLVNAVIIPNRLIVSGLSSKEAISSFGRVTGMTMPFIFLPFIVISALAVNIIPNISRNLQYKNYSKIKNDTNTAIKIAILISFPLTAIYILFSHDIGLFLYNDELVGIYIKSMGYSTIFLALHHIIASILHGLGKQVYTTINHAIGMSIQLLITYILVSNPNIRIYGFFISFFIGNLITFILNAIILRKTIKLKNTYILFALKVLASTIIMIIIGNSIYIRLCTIFINSQLLILALALICAFATYLVCIILFEPKLFKH encoded by the coding sequence TTGAACAAATCTCATTTAATATATAGAACCGCTATATTATCTGGAGTTAATTTTATTGTTAGAATATTAGGTTTTGTATACAAAATCGTCCTATCAAAAATAATTGGAGCTGAAGGAATTGGTATTTTTCAAATGTCAATACCTGTTTTGATGCTTTTTGTTACTATTCCTTCATCAGGTATTCCAATAGCAGTCTCTAAAATTATTGCAAAACAACCCTCTACTCATAGCAAATCAAACCAAAAGATTTTCAATTTATCTATACTCATAACACTAATTATATCAGTTTCTCTAAGCATTTTGTTAATAATTACAAGTAAATCTATATGCACAAATATACTAAAAAATCAAAATTTATATTTGCATATACTTTTTCTTTCACCAGCCATAGTAATAATATCTCTTTCATCAGTCATTCGAGGTTTTTTTTATGGAATGAAATTAATAAAACCCACAAGTATTTCTCAAATACTAGAACAAGTAAGTAGAATAATCTTTGTACTTGGATATTTATACTATTTATCTCCTATAAAGCCACACCTTGGAGCTTTAATAGCAATAATAGGATTAAGTTTAGGAGAATTAATAGGTCTAACAAGTTTGATTTCATTTTACCAAGCACATAAAAAAAATTACCTCATTCACAATTTTATAACAAATATAAACGTTTCATCAACAAAAATTCTACATAAAATAATAAATATTTCTACCCCTATCACTATATCAAAGCTTATAAGTATTTTACTCCAACTTGTAAATGCTGTTATAATACCTAATAGATTAATCGTTAGCGGTTTATCCAGCAAAGAAGCAATTTCTTCATTTGGAAGAGTTACAGGTATGACTATGCCCTTTATCTTTTTACCTTTTATAGTTATTTCAGCATTAGCTGTAAATATAATTCCTAATATATCTAGAAATTTGCAATATAAAAATTATAGTAAAATAAAAAATGACACTAACACTGCAATAAAAATAGCTATACTTATTTCATTCCCACTAACAGCTATATACATATTGTTCTCACATGATATAGGGTTATTTTTATACAATGATGAACTTGTTGGAATATATATAAAAAGCATGGGTTATAGTACAATTTTCTTAGCACTTCATCACATTATAGCAAGTATACTGCACGGATTAGGAAAACAAGTATATACTACTATAAATCATGCAATAGGTATGTCTATTCAATTATTAATAACTTATATTTTAGTATCCAACCCAAATATTCGTATATATGGTTTTTTTATCAGTTTCTTTATAGGTAATTTAATCACATTTATTTTAAATGCTATTATTTTAAGAAAAACTATTAAACTAAAAAATACATATATACTCTTTGCTTTAAAGGTTCTAGCTTCTACCATCATAATGATAATAATTGGAAACTCAATATATATTAGGCTATGCACTATTTTTATTAATTCGCAGCTATTAATTTTAGCTTTAGCTTTAATTTGTGCATTTGCAACTTATCTAGTATGTATAATATTATTTGAACCTAAATTATTCAAACATTAA
- a CDS encoding ATP-dependent metallopeptidase FtsH/Yme1/Tma family protein, with protein sequence MTSFSKKQYISISIILVIILASLSVYLIKTQEKPQEITYKVFYELVMDNKVSEVVLDSNAKIKGYLNNGQYFVTDNPRTEDFKEELLLAGVEVKEKDGSLNAINIIQTLIVIGAFIGLIFFLNKGKAKLAQKEINDLANIDNSNDGCTIKFLDVAGNEEAKNSIKELVDFICNPDKYEKLGARIPRGVLLYGPPGTGKTLLAKALAGEAGVPFIAVNGSDFVQVYAGLGASRIRELFKRARLAEKCVIFIDEIDAVGKKRRGNEMSGGNDENDRTLNALLTEMSGFKGNEGIIVVAATNRVDILDDALLRPGRFDRQIEVGLPDVNARRKILQVHTQNKPLAIDVDLDKVALETVYFSGAKLESLMNESAMLAARYGDDEIKMKHINKAFHTVIVGEEKQDRSSISNKDKEITAYHEAGHALVTKLLCPENRVTKVSIIPSTKGVGGFSMNVPAERMYQTKKDIINNIMVALGGRAAEEIVFGIDSITTGAVNDLEKATEMILAMVYKFGMDEKVGLLSYSKFIGRDKYIDNKMIIRSKEVIEDLYIKTKLLLVDNLHILNKITEKLIFNEILEENELNTILSENLNDKRMFVKC encoded by the coding sequence ATGACTTCATTTTCAAAGAAGCAATATATTAGTATTAGTATAATTTTAGTTATAATTTTAGCTAGCTTATCTGTTTATTTAATCAAAACTCAAGAAAAACCACAGGAAATCACATATAAAGTTTTTTATGAATTGGTAATGGATAATAAGGTTTCAGAAGTAGTTTTAGATAGTAATGCTAAAATTAAGGGATATTTAAATAATGGTCAATATTTTGTGACTGACAATCCGAGAACTGAAGATTTTAAAGAAGAATTATTGTTAGCAGGTGTGGAGGTTAAAGAGAAGGATGGAAGCTTAAATGCTATAAACATTATTCAAACTCTAATAGTTATTGGAGCCTTTATTGGGTTAATATTCTTTTTGAATAAAGGGAAAGCAAAACTAGCACAGAAAGAAATTAATGATTTAGCTAATATTGATAATAGTAATGATGGATGTACAATAAAATTTTTAGATGTAGCAGGTAATGAAGAAGCGAAAAATAGTATAAAAGAGCTTGTTGATTTTATTTGCAATCCTGATAAATACGAAAAACTAGGAGCTAGAATACCTAGAGGGGTATTGTTATACGGGCCTCCTGGTACTGGAAAGACATTATTAGCTAAGGCATTAGCTGGTGAAGCTGGAGTACCTTTTATTGCAGTGAATGGATCTGATTTTGTTCAAGTTTATGCAGGCTTAGGAGCAAGTCGTATTAGAGAATTATTTAAAAGAGCTAGATTGGCTGAAAAATGTGTAATTTTTATAGACGAAATAGATGCTGTTGGTAAAAAAAGAAGAGGTAATGAAATGAGTGGTGGTAATGATGAAAATGATAGAACCCTTAATGCTTTGTTAACGGAAATGTCTGGATTTAAGGGTAATGAAGGTATTATTGTTGTTGCTGCTACAAATAGAGTTGATATTTTAGATGATGCTCTTTTAAGACCAGGTAGATTTGATAGGCAAATAGAAGTGGGGCTTCCTGATGTTAATGCAAGACGTAAAATATTACAAGTTCATACTCAAAACAAACCTTTAGCTATTGATGTTGACCTAGATAAGGTCGCTCTTGAGACGGTGTATTTTAGCGGAGCAAAGCTTGAAAGTTTGATGAATGAGTCTGCCATGTTAGCTGCTAGATATGGTGATGATGAAATAAAAATGAAGCATATTAATAAGGCTTTTCATACTGTTATAGTTGGAGAGGAAAAGCAAGATAGAAGTTCTATCTCTAATAAGGATAAAGAAATCACAGCTTATCATGAAGCTGGACATGCATTAGTAACAAAATTATTATGTCCTGAAAATAGAGTTACTAAAGTTTCTATTATACCAAGTACAAAAGGGGTGGGAGGATTTAGTATGAATGTTCCTGCTGAAAGAATGTATCAAACTAAAAAGGACATAATAAACAATATTATGGTAGCACTTGGTGGAAGAGCTGCTGAAGAAATAGTATTTGGTATAGATAGCATAACAACGGGTGCAGTTAATGATTTGGAAAAAGCTACTGAGATGATTTTAGCTATGGTATATAAATTTGGTATGGATGAAAAAGTTGGACTTTTGAGTTATTCCAAGTTTATAGGAAGAGATAAATATATTGATAACAAAATGATTATTAGGAGTAAAGAGGTTATTGAGGATTTATATATAAAAACAAAATTACTACTAGTAGACAATTTGCATATATTAAATAAAATTACTGAGAAACTCATTTTTAATGAGATTTTAGAAGAAAATGAGTTAAATACTATATTATCAGAAAATCTGAATGATAAGAGAATGTTTGTCAAATGCTAA
- a CDS encoding motility protein A encodes MKKYNTNKYSVIIVILLLIALTHSIFGSVSAKSFLNLQALEIIVAGVLLTIIISFSFDTLLFTVKMLKASFQDNIDYEGAIYTIYNYAIKVKKNGVLKIQHQIKHEEAFIKKSMILVCDYVKPVDMEDILSKEIEAAENDLYRAYNVLKLVAQVAPAFGLIGTLIGMIGLLSHLNDASLLAYNMSSALVSTLYGALLANFVAVPLMGRLKELIYKRILYYKIIAAGCILIAKNDSTRNVFDKMNAMLPDDKKLQYPKQRLQERKTAYEPK; translated from the coding sequence ATGAAAAAGTATAATACAAATAAATACAGTGTTATAATTGTTATATTATTACTAATAGCTTTAACTCATTCGATTTTTGGAAGTGTATCAGCTAAGAGTTTTTTGAATTTACAAGCTTTAGAGATAATCGTTGCAGGTGTATTACTTACAATAATAATAAGTTTTTCTTTTGATACATTGTTATTTACTGTAAAAATGTTAAAAGCCAGTTTTCAGGATAATATAGATTATGAAGGAGCTATTTATACAATATATAATTATGCGATTAAAGTGAAAAAAAATGGAGTTCTAAAGATCCAACACCAAATTAAGCATGAAGAAGCATTTATTAAAAAATCAATGATTCTTGTATGTGATTATGTAAAACCTGTTGATATGGAAGATATTTTAAGTAAAGAAATAGAAGCAGCTGAGAATGATTTATATAGAGCATATAATGTATTGAAATTAGTAGCACAAGTAGCACCAGCATTTGGATTGATAGGTACTTTGATTGGAATGATAGGTCTATTATCGCATTTAAATGATGCCAGCCTTTTAGCATATAATATGTCCTCTGCATTGGTTAGTACTTTGTATGGTGCATTACTCGCTAATTTTGTTGCAGTTCCATTAATGGGAAGGCTAAAGGAGTTAATATATAAGAGAATATTATATTATAAAATTATAGCAGCAGGATGTATATTGATAGCTAAAAATGACTCTACTAGGAATGTTTTTGATAAAATGAATGCTATGCTTCCAGATGATAAAAAGCTACAATATCCAAAACAAAGGTTACAAGAAAGGAAAACAGCTTATGAACCTAAATAA